One region of Pseudomonas alvandae genomic DNA includes:
- a CDS encoding DUF3999 domain-containing protein yields the protein MGLWVALAAAAPEQPQDFAHQVPLALSGEGPWYRLALPLDVQLRARQTDLSDVRVFNAAGQAQAYALVRESAQSRENRTLTDVKWFPLYNAADDSERAPSVRVQSNANGTLVEVQPSSRLEAGEEELRGWLLDASAIKAPLQQLILDWTSERDGFQRFTIEASDDLQHWQAWGEGQVARLTFADERVEQHEVSLPGQSARYLRLLWDSPSSAPVLTSAQLQSASRESLPLPLVWSQPLAGTTTKAGEYTWQLPMGLNIEQVQVELSQANSLAPVTLAGRRESSHPWQPMGGGLLYRLTQNGQDVQQNQLQLSGQTVQQLKLTVDERGGGLGTEAPALRFAVRPTQVVFLARGDAPYNLALGSATAKAASLPLTTLIPDYKPSRLATLGTATVNGTATSTPAVEAPPVAVSTNWKKIGLWAVLLLSVVFLGAMAFSLLRKPPVKSP from the coding sequence ATGGGGTTGTGGGTGGCCTTGGCGGCTGCGGCACCGGAGCAGCCGCAAGACTTCGCCCATCAGGTGCCGTTGGCCTTGAGCGGTGAAGGCCCGTGGTATCGCCTGGCGTTGCCGCTGGATGTCCAATTGCGGGCGCGGCAGACCGACCTGAGTGACGTGCGGGTGTTCAACGCCGCCGGCCAGGCCCAGGCCTATGCATTGGTGCGCGAATCGGCCCAGAGCCGGGAGAATCGCACCCTGACCGATGTGAAGTGGTTTCCGCTGTACAACGCTGCCGACGACAGTGAACGCGCGCCCAGCGTACGTGTGCAATCGAACGCCAACGGCACGCTGGTGGAAGTCCAGCCGTCCAGTCGGCTCGAAGCCGGGGAAGAGGAATTGCGTGGCTGGCTGCTCGACGCCAGCGCGATCAAGGCGCCGCTGCAACAGTTGATCCTGGACTGGACCAGCGAGCGCGACGGTTTCCAGCGCTTCACCATCGAGGCCAGTGACGACCTGCAGCACTGGCAGGCGTGGGGCGAAGGCCAGGTCGCGCGGCTGACATTCGCCGATGAGCGGGTCGAGCAGCACGAAGTGAGCCTGCCCGGACAATCGGCGCGGTACTTGCGATTGCTGTGGGATTCGCCGTCCTCGGCGCCGGTGCTGACCTCGGCCCAACTGCAAAGCGCCAGCCGCGAAAGCCTGCCGCTGCCGTTGGTCTGGTCGCAGCCGTTGGCGGGCACCACGACGAAGGCCGGTGAATATACCTGGCAATTGCCGATGGGGCTGAACATCGAGCAAGTCCAGGTGGAACTGAGCCAGGCCAACAGCCTGGCGCCGGTGACCCTGGCCGGTCGCCGCGAAAGCAGCCATCCATGGCAGCCGATGGGCGGTGGCTTGCTCTATCGCCTGACCCAGAATGGTCAGGATGTGCAGCAAAACCAGCTGCAGTTGTCCGGCCAGACCGTGCAGCAATTGAAACTGACCGTGGACGAGCGCGGCGGCGGCCTGGGCACCGAGGCCCCGGCCCTGCGTTTTGCCGTGCGCCCGACCCAAGTGGTGTTCCTGGCGCGCGGCGACGCGCCCTACAACCTGGCACTGGGCAGTGCGACGGCGAAGGCGGCCAGCTTGCCGTTGACCACGCTGATCCCGGATTACAAGCCGTCGCGCCTGGCGACGCTGGGTACTGCAACGGTCAACGGAACGGCGACCTCGACGCCAGCGGTTGAAGCGCCGCCGGTGGCTGTGAGTACCAACTGGAAGAAGATCGGCCTGT